The window ttaatttctcattattgtgtgtgtgcgtgtgtgtgtaaaagacatagtgttgttttagtattatggtaatattattatagattttctattttaattttgaaattggagtaattttgttgtgtatttttaaaaatgtgtttttattcatttttattgcagtaaaacatacttaaaatataaccTTAACTATAGTTTAGTTACACATAACCTTGGTCAGCTGTACTCACgcaatccttttttttaaaccatgtgAACAGTGGGAAAGTCCCTAAATTATGGGACTGGTTAAACCTGAAAGTAGTCAATCAAGGCACTTACTAGTAAAGTTAAATGTTTCGAATCTAACTTCAAAAGTCTGATTCTTGGAGCCCAGAAGAACAAAGAATTCACCTCTTAGCCCTTCCTTCCTCCGATTAGCTCACAACTTAGACCTGACTCACCCTAAAGTGTCTCAGCTTCTCTACGGGTGGTGCTGAAATAGAAACAATGAAACAGCTGGCACCTGTTTCCGGTGTTAGACAAAAACCGGCCCCATGCACACACTACTTGTCTGTCCATATGTATGGAAGTTTTCCTCTTAGGGTGACCGAGGTGCACCACCCTCTGTTTCTTATTTTATCGATGATCAGTATCAGTGctcttgtgtgtgtgacacatttttcataattttgactCTGTATGACACCAGgatagaattaaaatgaaaaagatgaaacTGAAGTACAAATTTTAATCTTTCATTCAAGACGTTGAACAAAAATTAGCCTACAGAAATTAGAAATTAGCCTACAACCATGTTTATACACAGCcaacatgttgttttttttgaggctaaatggttttttttggcaaagtcTAATCGGGCCTTGTTTGCACTTTGTGGTGAGccttctgtatatttatttttttgtgaagtcTGAATGCTGCCTATGACCGCAACAACACCATCCCCACCGTCAAACACAGAGGTGGTGTAAGACAAGACATCTGCACAGCATCAAAAGGAAGATGGACAGGGCCTTGTACAGTCTGGGCATTAAAGCTAGCCAgggcatttaaaatgaattgtggATGGGTATTCCAGcatgacaatgacccaaaacacgtGGCCAAGGCAACAAAGGAGTGTCTCAAGAAGCATATTAAGGTCCTCAAGTGGACCTTAATCCTATAGAAAATCTGTGGATGGAGCTGATGGTTGCAAACGGGCTAAATACTTGACATACTTGATTAAAATACTTGAAATACTTGATTAAATGCAAATCAATTcctaatttttagtttttttgtctaGATTTGTGTTGCTTTTCCGTCTCTCACTGTTAAAAACCTACCACTAAAACTACAGACTGACCATTTCTTGTCAGTAGGCAAATGTACAATCAAGAAGAATTTTTGCCACTGTATTAAAGAGCTGTATTTTCTTAACCTTTCCTGCAATGTGGATGAAAATACCCTCAAATCACGAGTGTGGACTTTAAGACCACGCTGATTAAACCTACGTAACTTGAATATGTTTGGTCAACAgctaaatatgctaaatataaaaatacgcACGAGGGTTTGTCATGAAGACTGGAGTAGCTATGAAGTGTTGGTGAGAATATACTCTATGCAAATATGGGCTGATGTTGGGTGATGGGCTATATGTTACCATCCCtgctgaaataattaaaacagacaCAAACGCCCATATAAGTCTAGGGTAGTTCATCTTAGCCACTTTGCTGGTTTAAGGGATAGTCCACATGATCAGACAGTCCAGTTTGAAAGAGTAAACCACCTTAGGCTGCTTTAAGTGATTCCGGGATTCCAGGAATAAACAAGAACCAGGGTAAAAAATAGCTTAGCTGTTTTCATTTCACGCAGACAAAGGTTAATCAGAGACTAGTTTTAATGTCTGGCAGCACGGTCAATGTGTCGTATCCGCGTCTTGAATCTAACATTCACTTACACGCTTACTTTTATGACTGACTGACCGACCGGAGGACGTCGTTGTAAACAAACTAAAGCTAGCCATCTCGTGAGCGCGCCCTAGAGGCGAAGTTTCGACGAAACGAAACCAGCACGTGCGAGAAATAGCCGCTCATGTCAGGAGCAGGTGAATAAGTACAAAGAAGCCATCAACGATGTGCTCAACAGCATGTGCTGACtatctgtgcatttaaaaagaaactgctTATTTGATTTGACCTAATGGTGACTCGACAGGAGAAAGGGTGAGCGGGTTTTAGGTAAGTAACTACCGGTCTATTCCAGCCGCCCTACAAATGCGTTTTCAAGCGAATTATATTTTGCTTGgtatttttgtacaaattgCGGAGTCGTATATTGTATTTCAAACCATCTGTCGGTGCCATGCTGTTTTGTCTAAAAGGCTTAGTGTTTCATTGTGCATCATTGTGTCTGTTTGTGCGGTACATTCACGATTAAAAATATGGACGTTTGTGTTGCATACTCCGCGAATACATAACTAAATCGTGTCACTGCCATGTTACAATGTGCTAAATATTACCAATACTAGACAACAGACAGAAACGAGACCGGCTTGTTATGTCAGTATAGTATTGGAACAACAAGGCtgatctcatgaatattaattaaccCGCGCTCTTTAATTGGCTGTTGTGTtacatgattaatatttatgagcAGTATGCCTTATTTTCATTGGACGTATTTTTACGTGTGACTGCTTTTTTAACATCACCATATAATTGCTGCTAATTCGAAGATCTAGCATGCTTTAAAGCTGAAATGTAACATCaagctgcaaaataaaatatttgaagtcATTTAAACGTacataaatgtgcttttaaatgtgtacGAGCACAAATTAACATCTGAAAATATCTGGACAGGAGTCGCCTGCGATAGGCAGAGGAGATTGATGAGAGAGGGCAAAAGgtaggtttttattttagcagtCAAGTTTGCTATTGCTTTTTATTGTGCCTATTTATGTTCACATAGGAGCACCCTCAGCATTTAAAATCGGATGTTCTTGTTTGATAGTGTCAAGAAAATTAGAAAATCATGTTAGATGGTGCATTTGTGgcagctgtatttttaatataagtacTTGAacatataattagaattttttaatgttattgcagGTATTGATTTGTGGACTAGTCTTTCTGGAATACTTTTCTTTACCAATATGTGCCGCTTGAAAACAGTAAtagctttgtgtttttgtgcactgcacatattttaatgcattgtttaataGAACATCCTGTTTCCTCTGATGACCCAGGTAATCCTGAGCTGAGCGGTCAGATTTTGTTCGGTTAAAATTTTCAGTCCACTGGTAATGACAGTTCAGAGTCCACCTCATGTTCGACTCATGATCAGCGTTTCGTTTCAAGACTACATTGAAAgactttactttttcaaaataacatactggtatgtgtaaataaatcagGATATGAACTGACACCTGTTCAATGAATCTTAGTTTTAGAATATAAACTGATAGGTGTTTAACAGCACTGTGACGCAGAGTAAATAGATGTGTTTAGTTTCAAGGTAATGTTTAAAAGACTGGAACAGTATGATCGAGGCCGGTTATTTGTCAAGAAACTGAGCGTTAAAACAAACCCTAGAAACATTGAATCAACCTAATTACGTTTATTGTTTGGTTGAAGATGTTTTAATGTCGTCTATGACACAGCTAAAGATTATGGACGTACACTTGCACTAGTCTTCTCTTAAAGGAATATGAAAATTTACTCACgttcaggccatccaagatgtagatgagtttctttcttgtgtatcattacatcacttgtCTAAAGAGTTCatacaaacatcacaataatccacatgactccagtccataaatgaaaacatctctcatcaaggttttttttttttattttaaaaccattgTGTCTGGCTAAGTACAAGTCCCCCATccataatattgtatatattctCTAATGAAAAAATCATCTTCtctgaatcgggagagaaatatgcacagtcAAGAGGATAACAGGGGATggaagcgttattatggattgGTATTTGGGCAGTGCCAGACATTAAAGAACTATTAAGTGCCATTAAGAAACTCATCTATATCTTACATGGCCTGTGTCAGTTTAGATCTTTCTTTTAATGGactatttcgtttttttttagtgcaatCATGGATCAGCCCCAAAAGACAAAGGAAGAGCAGCAGTCGTCCTCACAAATGGCGGCACCTGATGGTGGCTGGGGCTGGGTGGTGGTGGGGTCTCTTTTCGTGTCCTCTGCCCTGGTTTTTGGGCTCATCCGCAGTCTGGGTGTCTTTTTTGTGGAGTTTGTGCAGTACTTTGGGAGAGTGCCCAGGCGGTGTCCTGGATAACATCCATTGGCTTGGCCATGCAGCAGCTAATGAGTAAGTTCACTCCTTCATTCGTTCATGTCTATATCAGCGAACACAACTGGGTAAAACAACACAGTTTGGCTTTACCGTTCAGTTGATTACATATGCCTGCCCGCAGGTCCAATAAGTGCAGCCGCATCTAATGTATACGGAGCTCGTCCGGTTGTTATGATGGGAGGATTCTTCTCAGGCCTGGGATTCATTCTGGCTTCCCAGGCAACATCTCTTTTACATCTTTACCTGACTATAGGATTCATTTCAGGTAGATGCTTTTGTAAATAGCGTCTTTAATGTTAACCAGTGTCAGGATCCTGATTCCTGTTTTTAACTGTGTTTATTAGGTTTAGGCTGGGCGCTGATCTTCACCCCTACTGTTGCATCAGTGATGCAGTACTTCACCTTGCGGAGATCTCTAGCCATGGGCCTGGGCTTCACAGGCGTTGGACTTGCTTCTTTTGCATTCTCTCCACTTTTTCAGTATCTAATAGATGTCTATGCTTGGCGTGGGGCACTGCTTGTCCTCGGAGGCCTCAGCTTCAACATGATTGCTTGTGGAGCTCTCATTCGGCCTCTAGGGAAACCAAAGGTTGTGGTGAAGGTAAGTGCTTCGATTGATGTGACAATATGAACAATATTAacagaaaatgacatttaaaatgtcacaaaagatttatattttaaataaatgcagttagcTACAGTTaaagttagtaaaaaaaaatactgaaaaatatttgcCCAAAAAAACGGACACAGAAATTTGCAATGACAAAGCATTTATCCTgtcctaaaatatatatatttcacaaaaatacaatcCTCAAAATCCAATGGTTTCCACTAATACATTACGTAGTAAACCTATTTGCAAATGgctattaataagaaatgtaaatgtgcattaaatcataatgttgaaataatttctgaaggatcatgtgacgctacaaactggagtaatggtgctgaaaaataaactttGCTAGCAGaggaatgcattaaattgtaaaatatgttaaaataaaaacttttggacagaatatattattaatatttattttaataaatggtaatacagttttaattaatttagttaaatatgttcatttatttaacaattgatgactaatatatatatatatatatatatatatatatatatatatatatatatatatatatatataatggtacATTAAacgcatttatatttaatcaaaataaatgtattataatgacTATTCTGCAGTTTACCATAGATTTATGGGGCTTAATGACTGTATTGGCTTGTTTCTTTTTGTGCCATTCTCAGACCGAAAACTCAACCAAGATCAACAAATGTTCTTCTTTGTTCTCCCGTATCTACGAGGGCTTTGAGCTCTCTCTGCTTTCACACCGAGGCTTCCTCACTTATTCCGTGGCCATCACCTTATTTAATGCCGGCTACTTCATCCCTTACGTTCACCTGGTCGCCCACAGCCGTCACATTGGTTTCACTGAGTACCAGGCAGCCTTTGTAATCTCTGTAACCGGTGTGGCAGACATCGTGGGCCGCGTAGCCTCTGGCTGGTTCTCGGATCTGGGCAAAATGCGGATGCAGCACATGCTGGTGGTGTGGACTGGGCTACTGGGGCTCTCTCTGATGCTCATTCCCGTTGGCGTGGTTTTCTCAGCACTGTTGGTTGTCGGTGTGATCTATGGGCTTTGCGCAGGAGCAATGACGCCGCTGGCTTTCGCAGTGGTGCCGGAGATCGTAGGCATGGAGCGAATGCTGGGAGCCCTTGGCCTGCTGCAGCTCATAGAGAGCGTTGGAGGGCTTCTGGGAGCACCACTGTCCGGTAGGAGCTCATGAGATCGTCACAGTAGTTTTTCTTAATTGAAGAGTTtgggtcatccaagatgttggcgattttgtttctttatcagaacaaATTCAAAGACCAAACAgctcataaaaaagcaagaagaAGCATTATTCTGGATATTTTGGACTTTAAACGATATTTTAGCCAGAAATTAcgctttaaagttaaaatgccttaaagatttttttttttttttttatgagcacgtggctttttacttcacaagattTTAATTGGCATGCTGGAtttgtgtggattactgtgatgatttttatcagctgtttggacattcattctgacggcacccattcactgcagtggatccattattgagcaagtgatataatgaTAAATTCCTCCAAATCTAAATCTTATACCGCTGAggaagtgtatttttatttatttatttatttttatttagcaaatataaatttttagtGGAAGTATTGGTGTTGATGGCTAACAACATTTATCTTTAGGTTTGAAGTGATTGTTTcacctccattttttttttctcaggctgGCTGAAGGACTATACTGGGACATACACGGTATCATTTATCACTGCTGGAAGTTTCCTCGTGTTAGGTATGTTAGTTACAATGACTCTTCCTTATTTCTGGTCTTGTGCGGCCCCTGCATCCCCATCATCTTCAGAGAATACGTTTCAGCATGAATCCATTGAAGACGGACTTCTCAAACAAACCCTGTCCTCAAATTCAGTACCTGAGATACTCTGTCCTTTGGATGATACCCAGATAGAGTAAAAGGTGTGTTGGAAGAGTGATGTTACACATCTAGTGCAAGAACGAGAAGAATAACTCAGGAAATTATGCTTCATACTAATTTAGgggaaatattatatatttttttaatgttttgagtttttggAGAGATATTTTGCATTGTCTGGCAGGATATAGGCAACGTTTGGCATTGGAATCGCAAATCATATCGCACTGAATGGTTTTATACCACATTTTGCAGTAAAACTTTTTGTGGGATATATGAAATATACtccattccaaaaaaaaaaaaattaatgtaatgtttgcTATTAGTGCTTTTCGGCTAACAACAAGACAATCAATTTGATAGAAGttctcaggttttgaaagattttgaaaaataatcagtttcttgtggaaagttcaaaacaaaTCTGGATTGTTTAATCATTCCTTGTATATATACAAGTAGACACGGGTTTTTGGGCATGCACTGTTAAATGAGGGCCCTTGAATTGAGTTATACAATAGTAGCATAAATCCTTATCATGatgtaaatgcaataaagtAACCTT is drawn from Puntigrus tetrazona isolate hp1 chromosome 7, ASM1883169v1, whole genome shotgun sequence and contains these coding sequences:
- the slc16a13 gene encoding LOW QUALITY PROTEIN: monocarboxylate transporter 13 (The sequence of the model RefSeq protein was modified relative to this genomic sequence to represent the inferred CDS: inserted 1 base in 1 codon; substituted 2 bases at 2 genomic stop codons), which produces MREGKSAIMDQPQKTKEEQQSSSQMAAPDGGWGWVVVGSLFVSSALVFGLIRSLGVFFVEFVQYFXESAQAVSWITSIGLAMQQLMSPISAAASNVYGARPVVMMGGFFSGLGFILASQATSLLHLYLTIGFISGLGWALIFTPTVASVMQYFTLRRSLAMGLGFTGVGLASFAFSPLFQYLIDVYAWRGALLVLGGLSFNMIACGALIRPLGKPKVVVKTENSTKINKCSSLFSRIYEGFELSLLSHRGFLTYSVAITLFNAGYFIPYVHLVAHSRHIGFTEYQAAFVISVTGVADIVGRVASGWFSDLGKMRMQHMLVVWTGLLGLSLMLIPVGVVFSALLVVGVIYGLCAGAMTPLAFAVVPEIVGMERMLGALGLLQLIESVGGLLGAPLSGWLKDYTGTYTVSFITAGSFLVLGMLVTMTLPYFWSCAAPASPSSSENTFQHESIEDGLLKQTLSSNSVPEILCPLDDTQIEXKVCWKSDVTHLVQEREEXLRKLCFILI